One Telluria mixta DNA window includes the following coding sequences:
- a CDS encoding extracellular catalytic domain type 1 short-chain-length polyhydroxyalkanoate depolymerase — translation MKPYEQFVENMLSAVRSGQGKDPAAATALIQDALRNAGLMPGAPSATPFTAEAPARAPFVDLNGVPDWLRRQSTAKGGKPAGDWRARLDALRPRPQPVTPDAPGQFIEGSFANAAGTRRYRLYVPARAATGPRPLVVMLHGCQQSAADFAAGTAMNRLAEEHDCLVLYPDQERSANSSNCWNWFDSTHQQREQGEPSLLAGMTRKIVQEHGADPRRVYVAGLSAGGAMAAVMGAAYPELYAAVGVHSGLPVGAARDLMSGLNAMKGKHLGGAGRTLHRRVPLIVFHGDQDAVVHPSNGEVLIRQFLGDGTVREIEERAGGHTRTTVLDDTGRAVAEHWVVHGAGHAWAGGDPAGSYTDASGPDASAAMLRFFLAQAD, via the coding sequence ATGAAACCTTATGAACAATTTGTTGAAAACATGCTCAGCGCCGTCCGTTCGGGCCAGGGCAAGGACCCGGCCGCGGCCACCGCGCTCATCCAGGATGCGCTGCGCAATGCCGGGCTGATGCCGGGCGCGCCCTCCGCCACGCCGTTCACGGCGGAAGCGCCGGCGCGCGCACCGTTCGTCGACCTGAACGGCGTGCCGGACTGGCTGCGCCGTCAGTCCACGGCGAAAGGCGGCAAGCCGGCCGGCGACTGGCGCGCGCGCCTGGATGCGCTGCGCCCGCGTCCGCAGCCGGTGACGCCTGACGCGCCCGGCCAATTTATCGAAGGATCGTTCGCCAACGCAGCCGGCACGCGCCGCTACCGTCTGTATGTGCCGGCGCGGGCGGCGACCGGGCCGCGGCCGCTCGTCGTCATGCTGCACGGCTGCCAGCAGAGCGCCGCCGATTTCGCGGCCGGCACGGCCATGAACCGGCTGGCGGAAGAACACGACTGCCTGGTGCTGTATCCGGACCAGGAGCGCAGCGCGAACAGTTCGAATTGCTGGAACTGGTTCGACTCTACCCACCAGCAGCGCGAGCAGGGCGAGCCTTCCCTGCTTGCCGGCATGACGCGCAAGATCGTGCAGGAGCACGGCGCCGACCCGCGCCGCGTCTACGTGGCCGGCCTGTCGGCGGGCGGGGCGATGGCGGCCGTCATGGGCGCGGCCTATCCCGAGCTGTATGCGGCCGTCGGCGTGCATTCCGGCCTGCCGGTCGGCGCGGCGCGCGACCTCATGTCGGGCCTGAACGCGATGAAGGGCAAGCACCTGGGCGGCGCGGGCCGGACGCTGCACCGCCGCGTGCCGCTGATCGTCTTCCATGGCGACCAGGACGCCGTCGTCCACCCGTCCAACGGCGAGGTGTTGATCCGCCAGTTCCTGGGCGACGGGACCGTGCGCGAGATCGAGGAGCGCGCCGGCGGCCACACGCGCACGACGGTGCTGGACGATACCGGACGCGCGGTGGCGGAACACTGGGTCGTGCACGGGGCCGGTCATGCGTGGGCCGGCGGCGATCCGGCCGGATCGTACACGGATGCGTCCGGCCCGGACGCGTCGGCTGCGATGTTGCGCTTCTTCCTGGCGCAGGCCGACTGA